In the Paenibacillus sp. J23TS9 genome, GTATTTTATAATATTAATTAATGGTACGTACAAGTTGTATGGCTACATTTTATTCCTGACTTTTCAAAAATGCAAGCAAAAATTTGGATTCAACAATGAAATCAGTTTGCAGAACCGGCCGTTCAAATACTTCGCCTTGCGTTCATCCATGATATGGATATCATGGTAATATAAATATCTTTCAGGAGGCATGACCATGAGCGATCCGTTTGTCCTGTTCTCTTCTCCCCATCTGCTCGCACTCCTGCTGCTCGTTGTTACTTCGCTTCTGCTCTATGCATTCAGGCACCGACTCCAACGCAGCCCCCGGAACAAAAAGATTCTCCGCTATACGCTGGCCGCTCTTCTCGCAGGCTCCGAAGCCGTTCTCGATATCTGGAATATCACTGAAGGTACGTGGAGCCCCAAATACACATTACCTCTAGAGCTCTGCAGTCTGACGCTGCTGCTATCCATCATTATGCTTCTGTCAAAGAGCCGTCTGCTGTATGAAATCCTGTTCTTCGCCGGTATTGGCGGAGCTTTGCAGGCACTGATTACACCTAATCTCGGTTATCCCTTTCCGCATATCCGTTTCTATCAGTTTTTCGCCGCCCATATTTTGATCATTCTAGCATCCCTCTATATGACCTGGATCGAAAATTACAGGCCGACATGGAAGTCCATCGGATTGACCATGATTTTCTTGAATGTCGCAGCTCTTTTAGTGGGTATTACAGATTACTATGTAGGCGCGAACTATATGTTCCTGATGCATAAGCCTTCAACGGCATCCATACTGGACTGGCTTGGCCCCTACCCCGTTTATTTGTTAGCAGAAGAAGGCATTGCCCTATTGATATTTACGATCATGCTGCTCCTGTTTTTTGTTATTCCGGAAAAAATATCCCGAACGGGTAAATCTCGCGATCATTCCGCGATATAAAGACATGGTTTTATAGGCTGTTAGCATCAAAATGAATAAGTCTGAGAAACTCTTCTTTAATTGTGCATTCGACTTGGAAGAACTATAATAAACGGAGAAGTCTATCGGTTTAGTGTGATATAACATCATAAAGGAGCGCTATTAACCATGACACAACCCAAAGTAGTACAAAATATAACTGAGCTAATTGGCCATACCCCTGTCGTCCGGCTTCACCGCCTGGTTGGTGCAGAAGATGCCGAGGTATACGTAAAGCTCGAATACTATAACCCAAGCGGAAGCGTGAAGGACCGCGCTGCCTTCAATCTGATAGAACAGGCAGAGAAAGACGGACTGCTCGCGCCCGGCTCCACGATCATTGAGCCTACCAGCGGCAATACCGGGATCGGTCTGGCCATGA is a window encoding:
- a CDS encoding TIGR02206 family membrane protein; the protein is MSDPFVLFSSPHLLALLLLVVTSLLLYAFRHRLQRSPRNKKILRYTLAALLAGSEAVLDIWNITEGTWSPKYTLPLELCSLTLLLSIIMLLSKSRLLYEILFFAGIGGALQALITPNLGYPFPHIRFYQFFAAHILIILASLYMTWIENYRPTWKSIGLTMIFLNVAALLVGITDYYVGANYMFLMHKPSTASILDWLGPYPVYLLAEEGIALLIFTIMLLLFFVIPEKISRTGKSRDHSAI